The following are encoded together in the Juglans microcarpa x Juglans regia isolate MS1-56 chromosome 2D, Jm3101_v1.0, whole genome shotgun sequence genome:
- the LOC121248174 gene encoding helicase SEN1-like, with the protein MERTNAKKELELAGRSLIEMVFSWSLRDVLNKDLYTKKVTRIPETFSSMADYMKSFIPPLLEETHADLFSNMTALSRAPIREIDSVEMAKEFKSPKDLFYEISLKRAADTENDVGKYEPEVGDLIALTDVRPKRIDDLNRPRRFYLIAYVHGGRDENSDKISILASKSIIFTELEYFRKNKRETLFAVYLMNMVTNVRVWKALHSELEGGNTNIIKQVLQAANSADENCTTCFSKGKCSSVPSCIADNLNDSQKAAVLSCVHMRDCYHQNTVKLIWGPPGTGKTKSVAFLLLALLKMKCRTLTCAPTNIAVVEVTTRLRSLVGETLEYDTYGLGDIVLLGNRKRMKIDDHNDLLDVFLEHRAYVLGKCFAPLTGWKSCLESMISLLNNPEFEYIIYMEKIKKETDEDDDELNFVKDDDAAPPLTFKEFFRKKFSSLFEPLRSFMVDLYTHLPTSMIQLEVVKNMIRALELLESLEVSLGRVDVAKGLTQVLNCFESKQCLRLLRSLSLTFSLPNLTENYGIKNMCLENACLVFCTASSSAKLHTEGMAPFEYLVIDEAAQLKECESIIPLQLSGLRHAILVGDEMQLPAMVKSKISEKAEFGRSLFKRLVMLGQHRHLLDVQYRMHPSISLFPNREFYDNQISDGPNVRQRCFEKRFLQGNMYGSYAFISIAQGKEELGGGFSSKNMVEAAVVSEIVSKLFKQYVHTKNEVSIGVISPYKAQVHAMEEKLKKYSTYSNEGFSVDVRSVDGFQGGEQDVVIISTVRCNGNGTIGFLSNRQRANVALTRAKYCLWILGNGVTLLNKNSIWKKLVLDAKERECFHNADEDKSLSQAIMAALVEHQPDTLLSNDSLLFREARWKISFNNDFGRSIARISDAEIRQEVLSMLEKLASGWRQPQEERDLIVLDGISSQLLEIYNVKDDENYLVWTVDIVKENENYIQVMKVCDVVRLSDVTKLAKHLDILFGSYTVDKMQKCKHRSVDGSLVVPMKWPVDPSSTCDETDALWYLSKPLSALSIRDEPETSLKLSESIFQASNLKMLGRRKSGKLGTGREEGCNHQGEMLWAVEVNHL; encoded by the exons ATGGAGAGGACGAATGCCAAGAAGGAATTAGAACTTGCTGGCAGGAGCTTAATAGAAATGGTGTTCTCATGGTCTCTCAGAGATGTTCTCAATAAAGATCTTTACACAAAGAAG GTCACAAGGATCCCAGAGACATTCTCGTCCATGGCTGATTACATGAAGTCATTCATTCCTCCATTACTTGAGGAAACGCATGCTGATTTGTTTTCCAACATGACAGCACTGTCTCGAGCACCTATTCGTGAAATAGATTCTGTTGAAATGGCAAAAGAATTCAAATCTCCCAAGGACttgttttatgagatttcaTTGAAGAGGGCTGCCGATACTGAGAATGATGTTGGAAAATATGAACCTGAGGTTGGTGACCTTATTGCCTTGACAGATGTTAGACCAAAGCGCATTGATGATTTGAACAGGCCCAGACGATTCTATCTTATTGCTTATGTTCATGGCGGAAGAGATGAGAATTCTGATAAGATTTCGATACTGGCATCAAAGTCCATCATCTTTACTGAACTAGAGTACTTTCGAAAGAACAAGAGAGAGACACTTTTTGCAGTTTATCTTATGAACATGGTTACAAATGTTCGTGTATGGAAAGCACTGCACTCGGAGCTGGAAGGAGGAAACACAAACATTATTAAGCAAGTGCTACAAGCTGCCAATTCAGCT GATGAAAATTGCACTACTTGCTTTTCTAAAGGAAAATGCAGTTCTGTTCCTTCTTGTATAGCGGACAATCTAAATGACTCTCAAAAAGCAGCCGTTCTAAGTTGTGTTCATATGAGGGACTGCTATCATCAGAACACTGTCAAACTGATATGGGGCCCTCCAGGGACCGGGAAAACAAAGTCCGTTGCTTTCTTACTTCTTGCCCTCCTTAAAATGAAGTGCAGGACATTGACATGTGCTCCAACAAACATTGCAGTTGTGGAAGTGACAACACGGCTTCGGAGTTTGGTTGGGGAGACGCTGGAGTATGACACATATGGGCTTGGGGATATAGTTTTGCTGGGGAATCGTAAGCGAATGAAGATTGATGATCACAACGATCTTCTTGACGTGTTTCTTGAGCATCGTGCTTATGTGCTTGGGAAGTGTTTTGCTCCATTGACTGGATGGAAATCTTGCTTAGAATCAATGATATCTTTGCTCAACAACCCTGAATTTGAGTATATTATAtacatggaaaaaataaaaaaggaaacagatgaggatgatgatgagctCAACTTTGTAAAGGATGATGATGCTGCTCCTCCTTTGACATTTAAGGAGTTCTTTAGGAAGAAATTTAGTTCCCTTTTTGAGCCACTGAGGTCTTTTATGGTGGATTTGTATACTCACTTGCCCACTTCTATGATACAGTTAGAGGTAGTGAAGAACATGATTAGAGCTCTGGAATTGCTGGAATCTCTTGAAGTTTCGCTAGGCAGAGTCGATGTGGCCAAAGGGTTAACACAAGTTCTCAATTGTTTCGAAAGCAAACAGTGTCTGCGCTTACTGAGATCTCTTTCTCTGACGTTTTCTCTTCCAAATTTAACAGAAAATTATGGCATAAAAAACATGTGCTTGGAAAATGCGTGTCTAGTGTTCTGTACTGCATCAAGCTCTGCTAAATTACACACAGAAGGAATGGCGCCATTTGAATATTTAGTCATCGATGAAGCTGCCCAACTTAAGGAATGTGAATCAATTATTCCTTTACAACTATCTGGTCTCCGCCATGCAATTCTCGTAGGGGATGAGATGCAACTCCCTGCCATGGTTAAAAGCAAG ATATCCGAGAAGGCTGAATTTGGAAGGAGTTTGTTCAAAAGACTAGTCATGTTGGGTCAGCATAGGCACCTTCTTGATGTCCAGTACAGGATGCATCCATCAATCAGCTTATTTCCAAACAGGGAGTTCTATGACAACCAGATTTCAGATGGTCCAAATGTTCGACAAAGATGCTTCGAAAAACGCTTCCTTCAGGGCAACATGTACGGCTCCTACGCTTTTATAAGTATAGCTCAAGGAAAGGAGGAGCTTGGTGGTGGTTTCAGCTCCAAGAATATGGTTGAGGCTGCCGTTGTCTCCGAGATCGTTTCCAAACTTTTTAAAC AATATGTTCACACAAAGAACGAGGTTAGTATAGGAGTCATATCACCATATAAGGCTCAAGTTCATGCGATGGAagagaaactcaaaaaatactctACATATTCTAATGAGGGCTTCTCTGTCGATGTTCGCTCTGTCGATGGATTCCAAGGAGGAGAGCAAGATGTGGTGATTATCTCCACTGTAAGATGTAATGGGAATGGAACTATAGGTTTTCTTTCCAACCGACAAAGAGCAAACGTGGCACTGACTCGTGCAAA GTATTGCCTTTGGATACTGGGAAATGGGGTTACTTTACTCAACAAAAACTCTATCTGGAAGAAACTGGTCCTTGATGCCAAGGAACGGGAGTGTTTCCACAATGCAGACGAGGACAAGAGCTTGTCTCAGGCTATTATGGCTGCCTTGGTGGAGCACCAGCCTGATACTTTACTCAGTAACGACTCTCTGCTCTTCAGAGAAGCCAGATGGAAG ATTTCCTTCAACAATGATTTTGGAAGATCTATAGCAAGAATAAGCGATGCAGAGATACGTCAGGAAGTGTTATCTATGTTGGAAAAGCTTGCAAGTGGTTGGCGTCAGCCTCAAGAGGAGAGAGACCTCATTGTCCTCGATGGAATTTCTTCTCAACTACTGGAAATTTACAACGTCAAGGACGACGAAAACTATCTGGTCTGGACTGTAGATATAGTCAAGGAGAACGAAAACTACATTCAGGTTATGAAGGTTTGTGATGTCGTGCGACTTTCTGATGTAACAAAACTTGCAAAGCATCTTGACATCTTATTTGGAAGTTACACAGTGGACAAGATGCAAAAGTGCAAACACAGATCAGTCGACGG GAGTTTGGTTGTTCCAATGAAATGGCCAGTTGACCCAAGTAGTACTTGTGATGAAACTGATGCTTTGTGGTacctctcaaaaccattatcgGCACTCAGCATAAGGGATGAGCCAGAAACATCACTGAAACTGTCAG AGAGCATTTTCCAAGCCTCAAATCTGAAGATGCTGGGTCGAAGAAAAAGTGGTAAGCTCGGCACAGGGAGAGAGGAGG GATGCAACCATCAGGGAGAAATGCTATGGGCAGTAGAAGTCAACCATTTATAG